The Peribacillus simplex genome contains a region encoding:
- the nusB gene encoding transcription antitermination factor NusB — protein MKRREAREKSLQALYQMDIANSNAEEAMESVLDGAPTDEYFKKLVMGITENRERIDGMIRDNLENWTLERLANIDRNLLRIAVYEMVHSEDVPVSVAMNEAIEIAKKFGDDQSSSFVNAVLSKVKVKSGS, from the coding sequence ATGAAAAGAAGAGAAGCCCGTGAAAAATCCCTTCAAGCACTATATCAGATGGATATTGCCAACTCTAATGCAGAAGAGGCAATGGAAAGCGTACTGGATGGTGCTCCTACTGATGAATATTTCAAGAAATTAGTAATGGGGATTACGGAAAATCGAGAACGAATTGATGGAATGATCAGGGACAATTTAGAGAATTGGACGTTGGAAAGACTGGCGAACATTGATCGGAATTTACTGCGGATCGCGGTTTATGAAATGGTTCACAGTGAAGATGTTCCTGTAAGTGTTGCAATGAATGAAGCTATTGAAATTGCTAAGAAATTCGGTGATGATCAATCGAGCAGCTTTGTAAATGCCGTTTTATCCAAAGTGAAGGTGAAAAGCGGCAGCTAA
- a CDS encoding exodeoxyribonuclease VII small subunit, with translation MTKKQEATFEEAMENLEKIVEQLEEGDVPLEEAISIYKQGMDLSRLCHSKLKAVEDQLTQILREDGELENFAVQEEE, from the coding sequence ATGACAAAAAAACAGGAAGCTACATTTGAAGAAGCGATGGAGAATCTCGAAAAAATTGTAGAGCAGTTGGAAGAAGGCGATGTACCCTTGGAAGAAGCCATCTCCATATATAAACAAGGAATGGATTTATCAAGGCTTTGCCATTCAAAGCTTAAGGCTGTTGAAGATCAGTTGACTCAAATTTTACGCGAAGATGGAGAACTTGAAAACTTCGCTGTACAGGAGGAAGAATGA
- the spoIIIAG gene encoding stage III sporulation protein AG has translation MNKDKGPLSWLQKLLNKDPDQKEPKEKKPSLYVYALIVVLLGAGIMMAGNLLTTNQAGQTPKVKTVFNNDEQQDDEGDVETFGQKKSEFKTTKDYEIYLQNEMKEALESIAGVQDVKVVIYVDASEKKVYERNKVTQKQVTEETDQEGGKRTVEDTSVDEQLVLVKSGEKEGPIISETKKPSVRGVLVVAKGAENIQIKKWIIEAVTRSLDVPSHRVSVMPKK, from the coding sequence TTGAACAAAGACAAAGGTCCATTATCCTGGCTGCAAAAACTATTAAATAAAGACCCTGACCAAAAAGAGCCTAAGGAAAAAAAACCTTCCCTGTATGTCTATGCTCTAATAGTTGTCCTTTTGGGAGCGGGAATCATGATGGCCGGGAATTTGTTAACCACCAACCAGGCTGGACAAACACCTAAAGTGAAGACTGTATTCAATAATGATGAACAGCAGGATGATGAGGGGGATGTTGAAACATTCGGCCAGAAGAAATCAGAATTCAAGACAACAAAAGACTATGAAATATATCTTCAAAATGAAATGAAGGAAGCGCTTGAATCCATCGCAGGCGTCCAGGATGTTAAAGTCGTGATCTACGTCGATGCATCCGAGAAAAAAGTATATGAAAGAAACAAAGTCACCCAAAAACAAGTCACTGAAGAAACCGACCAGGAAGGCGGCAAAAGGACGGTCGAAGATACATCTGTTGATGAACAGCTAGTTTTGGTCAAGAGCGGCGAAAAGGAAGGACCGATCATCTCGGAAACGAAAAAACCTAGTGTGCGAGGAGTCCTGGTTGTCGCTAAAGGGGCCGAAAACATTCAAATAAAGAAGTGGATCATCGAGGCTGTCACACGCTCACTTGATGTACCGAGTCACAGGGTTTCTGTCATGCCTAAAAAATAA
- a CDS encoding Asp23/Gls24 family envelope stress response protein: MEGQLLEMNDYNSGLGKVEIAPEVIEVIAGIAASEVEGVAHMRGNFATGVVEKLGKKNHGKGVKVDLTGESIKVELYCVMKFGVSIPKVAQEVQDNIREALLNMTAIDAGEVNIHVVGIAFENAKQEADYEQEV; this comes from the coding sequence ATGGAAGGCCAATTACTGGAAATGAATGATTATAATAGTGGTCTGGGCAAAGTGGAGATTGCGCCTGAGGTGATAGAGGTGATTGCGGGTATCGCTGCATCGGAAGTTGAAGGTGTTGCACATATGCGCGGGAATTTCGCTACGGGTGTCGTTGAGAAGCTTGGTAAAAAGAACCACGGTAAAGGCGTTAAAGTGGACTTAACGGGAGAATCCATCAAAGTCGAACTTTATTGTGTCATGAAGTTTGGTGTTTCAATTCCGAAAGTTGCTCAGGAAGTGCAAGATAACATTCGTGAAGCTTTGTTGAATATGACGGCTATCGACGCTGGCGAAGTGAACATTCATGTAGTGGGCATTGCGTTTGAAAACGCTAAACAAGAAGCGGATTACGAACAAGAAGTGTAA
- a CDS encoding polyprenyl synthetase family protein, whose product MGTASFEMFSKEYKAVIEREIVEYVNKLKAPAVVKEAMIYSLEAGGKRIRPLLVFAVLEAFGKNLRMGIPAAAAIEMIHTYSLIHDDLPAMDDDDLRRGKPTNHKVFGEAVAILAGDALLTYSFQLVTDMIDPEVTAEMKLNLVSEIASSAGAEGMVGGQVADMEGENKQLTLQELEYIHEHKTGKLLTASILSGATLAGANEEQQLHLRDFAYHLGLAFQIRDDILDIEGSVELIGKPVGSDVGNHKSTYPSLLTLQGAKEKLEHHIELAHAALGKTTLQTGLLNELTDLIANRNH is encoded by the coding sequence ATGGGTACGGCGTCCTTTGAAATGTTTTCTAAAGAATATAAGGCGGTTATAGAACGGGAAATCGTGGAATATGTCAATAAACTTAAGGCCCCTGCAGTGGTCAAAGAAGCCATGATCTACTCTCTGGAGGCAGGAGGTAAACGGATTCGCCCGTTATTGGTCTTTGCCGTTCTGGAGGCCTTTGGAAAAAACTTGAGGATGGGGATTCCTGCAGCGGCTGCAATTGAAATGATTCATACATATTCTTTGATTCATGATGACCTTCCGGCGATGGATGATGATGATCTCCGGCGCGGAAAACCGACGAACCATAAAGTGTTCGGTGAAGCGGTAGCAATACTGGCAGGTGATGCGCTTCTTACATATAGCTTTCAATTGGTGACGGATATGATCGATCCCGAGGTGACGGCTGAAATGAAGCTGAACCTAGTAAGTGAAATTGCGAGTTCTGCCGGAGCCGAAGGGATGGTTGGAGGTCAAGTTGCGGATATGGAAGGTGAAAATAAACAGTTGACCCTTCAGGAATTGGAGTATATACATGAACATAAAACAGGGAAGTTATTGACTGCAAGCATCCTTTCCGGTGCTACATTAGCCGGGGCGAATGAAGAACAGCAACTTCATTTACGTGATTTTGCATACCACCTGGGGCTTGCTTTTCAAATTCGCGATGATATCCTGGATATTGAAGGGTCAGTCGAGTTGATCGGAAAGCCGGTTGGCAGTGATGTGGGGAATCATAAAAGCACATATCCCTCTTTACTTACGCTTCAAGGGGCAAAGGAAAAGTTGGAACATCATATAGAACTTGCTCATGCAGCTTTAGGAAAAACAACCTTACAAACGGGTTTGTTGAATGAACTGACTGATTTAATAGCGAACCGTAATCATTGA
- the accC gene encoding acetyl-CoA carboxylase biotin carboxylase subunit — protein sequence MIKKVLIANRGEIAVRIIRACKELGIETVAVYSEADKEALHVQIADEAYCIGPKLSKDSYLNTTNIISTAKKTGSDAIHPGYGFLAENADFAELCRECNIIFIGPSPEAINKMGTKDVARETMRKAGVPIVPGSKGIIKDTDEGVALANEMGYPVIIKATAGGGGKGIRVARTEEDLIKGINITQQEAATAFGNPGVYIEKFIEDFRHVEIQVMADNHGNAIHLGERDCTVQRRLQKLVEETPSPALDGETRAEMGQAAVTAALAVNYSGAGTVEFIYDYVNRKYYFMEMNTRIQVEHPVTEMVTGVDLIKEQIKVASGNKLSLSQEDVTFNGWSIECRINAENPEKNFMPSAGKIQMYLPPGGYGVRVDSAAYPGYSIPPYYDSMIAKLIVHAPTREEAIEKMKRALGEFVIEGISTTIPFHIKLLQHEQFVSGEFNTKFLEIYDVMNS from the coding sequence ATGATTAAAAAGGTATTAATTGCCAATCGTGGGGAAATTGCTGTCCGTATCATCCGGGCATGCAAGGAATTAGGAATCGAGACTGTTGCGGTCTATTCAGAAGCTGATAAAGAAGCATTACATGTTCAAATTGCGGATGAAGCATATTGCATCGGGCCTAAATTATCAAAAGACAGTTATTTAAATACAACGAACATTATCAGCACAGCCAAGAAAACGGGATCTGATGCAATTCATCCAGGATATGGGTTCCTAGCTGAAAATGCCGACTTTGCTGAGCTATGCCGTGAATGCAATATCATTTTCATCGGCCCTAGCCCCGAAGCGATCAATAAAATGGGAACAAAGGACGTGGCAAGGGAAACCATGCGCAAAGCTGGTGTACCGATCGTTCCAGGTTCCAAAGGCATAATCAAAGATACGGATGAAGGTGTAGCCCTAGCTAATGAAATGGGCTATCCAGTCATCATCAAAGCTACTGCCGGCGGAGGCGGTAAAGGTATCCGCGTCGCAAGGACGGAAGAAGATCTCATTAAAGGCATTAACATCACGCAACAGGAAGCCGCGACGGCATTTGGGAATCCTGGCGTGTATATTGAAAAGTTCATCGAGGACTTCCGTCACGTTGAAATACAGGTCATGGCAGATAATCATGGCAACGCCATCCATTTAGGTGAGCGTGATTGTACAGTCCAACGACGTTTGCAAAAACTTGTTGAAGAAACCCCGTCACCAGCGTTGGATGGTGAAACACGTGCAGAGATGGGGCAGGCTGCAGTGACGGCTGCACTTGCCGTTAACTATTCAGGTGCCGGAACAGTAGAATTTATTTATGACTATGTGAATAGAAAATACTATTTTATGGAAATGAATACACGTATCCAGGTTGAACACCCAGTTACGGAAATGGTAACGGGCGTGGATTTGATTAAAGAACAAATCAAAGTTGCTTCAGGCAACAAACTATCCCTTTCACAAGAGGATGTCACTTTTAACGGATGGTCTATCGAATGCCGCATAAATGCGGAAAATCCAGAGAAGAATTTCATGCCTTCCGCAGGTAAGATTCAAATGTATTTACCGCCAGGCGGCTACGGAGTTCGTGTGGATTCCGCGGCATACCCTGGGTACTCGATACCGCCGTATTACGATTCCATGATCGCTAAATTGATCGTACATGCACCGACTAGAGAAGAGGCGATCGAGAAGATGAAACGCGCCTTGGGTGAGTTTGTCATTGAAGGGATCAGTACCACAATTCCTTTCCATATTAAGTTACTTCAACATGAACAATTTGTTTCCGGGGAATTTAATACCAAATTCCTTGAAATATATGATGTAATGAACTCATAA
- the spoIIIAF gene encoding stage III sporulation protein AF has translation MSFLAGWVSNIIIFVLLATVIDMLLPNSALQKYAKMVIGLLLIAIIITPILGLFNMDFDDILTAATSEFKDQEKKDLGNLTEMKKKEIQATQGAYILKQMAGELQAEVEEELMVDYNMKISSIDVGVKNEEEPDVDDLQNITISLEKAEGKENSEIEAVAKVDINTDSPSISNDANLDAVKRFLATSWSVDEEIIEIAGERK, from the coding sequence GTGAGTTTTTTAGCTGGCTGGGTATCCAACATCATCATATTTGTATTGCTGGCTACTGTGATTGATATGCTTCTTCCGAATTCAGCTTTACAGAAGTATGCCAAAATGGTCATCGGGCTTTTGCTGATTGCGATCATCATCACTCCTATATTGGGATTATTCAATATGGATTTCGACGATATTCTCACTGCGGCTACTAGTGAATTTAAGGATCAGGAAAAAAAAGATTTAGGAAATTTGACAGAAATGAAGAAAAAAGAAATACAAGCTACCCAGGGTGCATATATTTTAAAACAAATGGCTGGTGAGTTACAGGCAGAAGTGGAAGAGGAGCTGATGGTGGATTATAACATGAAGATTAGTTCAATTGATGTAGGTGTCAAGAATGAGGAAGAACCGGATGTTGATGATCTGCAGAACATAACCATCTCATTGGAAAAGGCAGAAGGGAAAGAAAACTCGGAGATAGAGGCAGTAGCGAAGGTTGATATCAATACAGATAGCCCATCCATTTCGAATGATGCCAATCTGGATGCTGTCAAAAGGTTTCTGGCAACAAGTTGGTCTGTTGATGAAGAGATCATTGAAATCGCCGGGGAAAGGAAGTGA
- a CDS encoding SpoIIIAH-like family protein — protein MLLKKQTVWLLTMLSLVVVLSVYYLTAPEENAADMTATEQQDENKTETKTENKADTKGENKSEKATSKNAEGSSVTIASGDEFESLRMQIEDERAKLNEELTAKMGNTELSAEERDEAYAKIEQLSETKVKENIIENLIVAMDYNAALVRVDGTDVKVSVKADKQTKTEANNIIRLVRKEVSDAQNVVVDFQPEK, from the coding sequence ATGTTATTAAAAAAACAAACCGTTTGGTTATTGACTATGCTAAGTCTGGTCGTTGTGCTTTCAGTCTATTATTTAACCGCCCCGGAAGAAAATGCCGCCGATATGACGGCAACAGAGCAACAAGATGAAAATAAAACAGAAACTAAAACAGAGAACAAAGCGGATACAAAAGGGGAAAATAAAAGTGAAAAAGCAACATCCAAAAATGCAGAAGGTTCCTCTGTAACCATTGCATCCGGAGATGAGTTCGAATCGTTAAGGATGCAGATTGAAGATGAACGGGCGAAGCTGAATGAAGAATTGACTGCAAAGATGGGCAACACAGAACTATCAGCTGAAGAAAGAGACGAGGCTTATGCAAAAATCGAACAATTAAGTGAAACGAAAGTAAAGGAAAATATCATCGAAAACTTAATAGTTGCCATGGATTACAATGCCGCACTGGTCCGGGTGGACGGTACGGATGTAAAGGTGAGTGTCAAGGCCGATAAACAAACGAAAACAGAGGCCAATAACATTATCCGCCTCGTAAGGAAAGAAGTGAGCGATGCACAAAATGTAGTGGTCGATTTCCAACCGGAAAAGTAA
- the accB gene encoding acetyl-CoA carboxylase biotin carboxyl carrier protein — MKVQEIREIIKLVDQSNISEFVFENEGTKIKLKKTETGTVLQPAAAPDVVQANAAVEAKPAAAPAPAVPKAVEPAKPAAVTEQENLHKITSPMVGTFYQSPAPDSPAYVKAGDKVTGDSIVCIVEAMKLFNEIEAEVSGEIVEVLVKEGQLVEYGQPLFLVKPE, encoded by the coding sequence ATGAAAGTGCAAGAAATTCGTGAAATTATTAAGCTAGTCGATCAATCAAATATCAGTGAATTCGTTTTTGAAAATGAAGGAACGAAAATTAAATTGAAAAAAACTGAAACGGGTACAGTATTACAACCAGCAGCTGCTCCAGATGTTGTTCAAGCCAATGCAGCTGTAGAGGCAAAACCCGCAGCGGCCCCTGCCCCTGCAGTGCCGAAAGCTGTTGAACCTGCAAAGCCTGCTGCTGTCACCGAACAGGAAAATTTACATAAAATCACTTCACCGATGGTTGGGACATTCTACCAATCTCCTGCACCGGATTCACCTGCATACGTAAAAGCAGGCGATAAAGTAACGGGGGATTCCATCGTCTGCATCGTTGAAGCCATGAAACTTTTCAATGAAATCGAAGCTGAAGTAAGCGGTGAGATCGTTGAAGTCCTTGTAAAAGAAGGGCAGCTAGTAGAATATGGTCAACCATTATTTTTAGTAAAGCCGGAATGA
- the xseA gene encoding exodeoxyribonuclease VII large subunit, producing the protein MSNQQYLSVSALTKYIKRKFDADPHLQNVYIKGEISNFKQHTSGHMYFTLKDEKARLLSVMFAANNKGMKFMPENGMKVLVKGDISLYEAGGQYQLYVKSMAPDGVGDLYLAYEQLKKKLEAAGLFLAEHKKPIPQYPKSVGVITSPTGAALRDILITIKRRYPIARIIVYPALVQGNNAAKSIAKAISMANARAESDVLIVGRGGGSIEELWAFNEEIVAESIYDSDIPVISAVGHETDFTIADFVADMRAPTPTGAAELAVPHLNEILERLMNRKNRLTRSIQEAVNFERTRLTRMERSYAFRYPHKMYEQKLEQLDKTMDRLGRTSTRYFMKKRDELNQLNDILKKQHPEQAVKNAKDELQQHAKVLRRAMEAIYRQKSQQFVHLTATLSALSPLKIMERGYGLVFAEDETLVKSTQQVSKGDKIAVSIKDGTLECEIKEIKERIEP; encoded by the coding sequence ATGAGCAACCAACAATATTTGAGTGTGTCGGCTTTAACGAAGTACATCAAAAGGAAGTTCGATGCCGACCCCCATTTGCAAAATGTATACATAAAAGGCGAAATTTCAAATTTTAAACAACATACAAGCGGACATATGTATTTTACTTTAAAGGATGAGAAGGCCCGACTCCTCTCCGTTATGTTTGCCGCCAATAATAAAGGGATGAAATTCATGCCCGAAAATGGTATGAAGGTACTTGTTAAGGGCGATATATCATTATATGAAGCAGGGGGACAGTATCAGCTTTATGTGAAAAGCATGGCCCCTGATGGTGTAGGGGATTTGTATCTTGCTTATGAACAGCTGAAGAAAAAGCTGGAGGCGGCAGGTTTGTTTTTGGCAGAACACAAGAAGCCGATCCCACAGTACCCAAAATCTGTAGGTGTCATAACATCGCCGACCGGAGCTGCATTAAGAGATATCCTGATAACCATCAAGCGGAGATATCCAATCGCCAGGATCATCGTTTATCCAGCACTTGTACAAGGGAATAATGCAGCTAAATCGATTGCCAAGGCAATTTCCATGGCTAACGCAAGGGCGGAAAGCGATGTTCTCATTGTCGGAAGGGGCGGAGGTTCGATCGAGGAACTATGGGCGTTTAATGAGGAGATAGTGGCTGAATCGATTTATGATTCCGATATACCGGTAATTTCTGCTGTCGGTCACGAAACCGATTTTACAATTGCTGATTTTGTCGCCGATATGCGTGCTCCTACACCGACCGGTGCAGCAGAGTTAGCGGTTCCTCACTTGAATGAAATACTCGAACGCCTGATGAACCGCAAGAACCGATTGACCCGCTCCATTCAAGAAGCGGTGAATTTTGAACGGACCCGATTGACCAGGATGGAGAGGTCTTATGCCTTCCGTTATCCACATAAAATGTATGAACAGAAGCTGGAACAGCTAGACAAGACGATGGACAGGCTAGGCAGGACCAGCACGCGATATTTCATGAAAAAGAGAGATGAGCTGAATCAGCTGAACGATATTCTGAAAAAGCAGCATCCTGAACAAGCGGTGAAAAATGCGAAAGACGAATTACAGCAGCATGCAAAGGTTTTACGAAGGGCCATGGAAGCCATCTATCGGCAAAAATCACAGCAGTTCGTCCATTTAACAGCCACTTTATCTGCCCTAAGTCCACTAAAAATCATGGAACGGGGCTATGGTTTGGTTTTTGCTGAGGATGAGACATTAGTGAAAAGTACACAGCAAGTATCCAAAGGGGATAAGATAGCGGTTTCGATAAAAGATGGAACACTTGAATGTGAAATTAAAGAAATAAAGGAGCGGATTGAACCATGA
- the folD gene encoding bifunctional methylenetetrahydrofolate dehydrogenase/methenyltetrahydrofolate cyclohydrolase FolD has translation MSAQIINGKEIAESVRQEISKEVQQLREKNIVPGLAVILVGDNQASQTYVRNKQKACEDLGMHSVLIKKPAELSQEELIQSIAELNQDDSIHGILVQLPLPGHIQEKAIIEAISPEKDVDGFHPINIGRMMTGQDAFLPCTPYGVMVMLEYIDYDLEGKHVVIVGRSNIVGKPAGQLFLNADATVTYCHSRTKDLAYYTKQADVVVAAVGKRDTITSDHIKEGAVVIDVGMNRNDEGKLCGDVAFDEVKEKASYITPVPKGVGPMTITMLMKNTVKSAQKALEQNEQAVKN, from the coding sequence ATGTCAGCTCAAATCATTAATGGTAAAGAAATTGCGGAGTCAGTTAGGCAGGAAATCAGTAAGGAAGTTCAACAGTTACGTGAAAAAAATATCGTTCCGGGTTTGGCTGTAATCCTGGTGGGTGACAATCAAGCATCACAAACTTATGTACGCAATAAGCAAAAGGCCTGTGAGGACTTGGGCATGCATTCCGTATTAATTAAAAAGCCTGCGGAACTTTCTCAGGAGGAATTGATTCAGAGCATTGCTGAATTAAACCAGGATGACAGCATTCATGGTATATTGGTGCAGCTGCCATTGCCTGGGCATATTCAGGAAAAGGCGATCATTGAAGCGATTTCGCCTGAAAAGGATGTAGATGGATTCCACCCGATTAATATTGGGCGGATGATGACGGGACAAGATGCATTTTTACCTTGTACTCCTTACGGCGTCATGGTGATGCTTGAGTATATCGACTATGACCTTGAAGGTAAGCATGTTGTCATCGTAGGGAGAAGTAATATCGTCGGAAAACCTGCCGGACAATTATTTTTAAATGCAGATGCAACCGTTACTTACTGTCATTCACGGACAAAGGATCTTGCCTATTATACTAAGCAAGCCGATGTCGTTGTGGCAGCTGTCGGAAAGAGGGACACGATCACGAGTGACCATATTAAAGAAGGCGCAGTCGTCATTGACGTCGGTATGAACAGGAATGATGAAGGGAAGCTTTGCGGTGATGTAGCGTTTGATGAAGTGAAAGAAAAGGCTTCATACATTACACCTGTTCCTAAAGGCGTTGGTCCAATGACGATTACGATGCTTATGAAGAATACGGTCAAATCTGCTCAAAAAGCACTTGAACAGAACGAGCAAGCAGTAAAAAACTGA